A genomic stretch from Corynebacterium sp. 21KM1197 includes:
- a CDS encoding zinc-dependent alcohol dehydrogenase family protein has translation MKATFIHGTGDVRVAEVDKPTIVEPTDAIIKIAATCVCGSDLWPYRGADEITEPRRMGHEYVGVVEEVGSAVSTVKPGDFVVGSFCLSDNTCEICTDGYPSRCANGGFVGEAQSEYLRVPLADGTLVPTPATPDEDLIPSLLAASDVLGTGWFAADEAQAGPGKTVVVVGDGAVGLLAILSAKQMGAERIIAMSRHADRQALAREFGATDIVEERGEEGVAKVKELTGGLGAHSVIEAVGTQESMKQAIASCRPGGYVGYVGVSHGVSLPGEELFASEVHLMGGPAPVRKYLPELIRLIFDRAIEPGKVFTKEVALADIAEGYRAMDQREAIKVLVRP, from the coding sequence ATGAAGGCCACTTTTATCCACGGCACCGGAGACGTCCGCGTGGCCGAGGTGGATAAACCCACCATCGTCGAGCCCACCGACGCCATCATCAAGATCGCGGCCACCTGCGTGTGCGGTTCCGACCTCTGGCCCTATCGCGGCGCCGATGAGATCACCGAACCCCGCCGCATGGGCCACGAATACGTAGGCGTGGTGGAGGAGGTGGGATCCGCGGTGAGCACCGTCAAGCCGGGCGACTTCGTGGTGGGCTCCTTCTGCCTCTCCGATAACACCTGCGAGATCTGCACCGATGGCTACCCCTCCCGCTGCGCCAACGGCGGCTTTGTGGGCGAGGCCCAGTCCGAGTACCTGCGGGTTCCGCTTGCCGACGGCACCCTCGTCCCCACCCCCGCCACCCCGGACGAGGACCTTATTCCTTCCCTGCTCGCCGCCTCCGACGTGCTCGGCACCGGCTGGTTCGCTGCCGACGAGGCCCAGGCGGGCCCCGGCAAGACGGTCGTGGTGGTGGGCGACGGCGCGGTGGGCCTGCTGGCGATTCTCTCCGCCAAGCAGATGGGGGCCGAGCGGATCATCGCCATGAGCCGCCACGCCGATCGCCAGGCCCTGGCGCGAGAGTTCGGGGCCACGGACATCGTGGAGGAACGCGGTGAGGAGGGCGTGGCCAAGGTCAAGGAACTCACCGGCGGATTGGGTGCGCACAGCGTGATCGAGGCCGTGGGAACCCAGGAATCCATGAAGCAGGCCATCGCTTCCTGCCGCCCCGGCGGATACGTGGGATACGTGGGAGTCTCGCACGGGGTTTCCCTGCCGGGCGAGGAACTCTTTGCTTCCGAGGTGCACCTCATGGGCGGGCCCGCCCCCGTGCGCAAGTACCTGCCGGAGTTGATCCGCCTGATCTTTGATCGCGCCATCGAGCCCGGCAAGGTGTTCACCAAGGAGGTGGCCCTGGCGGATATTGCGGAGGGATACCGCGCGATGGATCAGCGCGAGGCCATCAAGGTTCTGGTGCGGCCCTAG
- a CDS encoding ABC transporter permease: MVSDYPAGTFAPAPQRAPKAALIAAQGRIETLLFLRHGEQQLLSLIIPLGLLIGISQVPILDDPDPLRQGFPMMLAIAATSSGFTGQAISLAFDRRYGALKRTGASGVPAWVIIVGKIIAVAAMVLLQTLVLGATAAFLGWQVSVGGLLVGLITLILGAATFTSMGLLMGGTLSSEVVLALANLIWVLMVGIVGLVLYHYGLDGSSWWDVIPSVALASGLTDAFAGTIPWVQWLSLVVWLVAVSAATRRWFRFSS, from the coding sequence ATGGTGAGCGATTATCCCGCCGGTACCTTTGCCCCCGCCCCCCAGCGCGCGCCCAAGGCCGCGCTGATCGCCGCGCAGGGGCGCATCGAGACGCTGCTTTTCCTCCGCCACGGCGAGCAGCAGTTGCTCAGCCTCATCATTCCGCTGGGGCTGCTCATCGGCATCTCGCAGGTACCCATTCTGGACGATCCCGATCCCCTGCGTCAGGGGTTTCCCATGATGCTGGCTATCGCGGCCACCTCCTCCGGCTTCACCGGACAGGCCATTTCCCTGGCCTTTGATCGCCGTTACGGTGCGCTCAAGCGCACGGGTGCCTCCGGGGTGCCCGCCTGGGTCATCATCGTGGGCAAGATCATCGCGGTGGCCGCGATGGTGCTCCTGCAAACCCTGGTGCTGGGCGCCACCGCAGCCTTTTTGGGTTGGCAGGTAAGCGTGGGAGGGCTGCTGGTGGGCCTGATAACCCTCATCCTGGGCGCGGCCACCTTCACCTCCATGGGGCTGCTCATGGGCGGCACCCTGAGTTCCGAGGTGGTGCTGGCCCTGGCCAATCTCATTTGGGTGCTCATGGTGGGAATCGTGGGGCTGGTGCTCTATCACTACGGGCTCGACGGCAGCAGTTGGTGGGATGTCATCCCCTCGGTGGCCCTGGCCAGCGGGCTTACCGATGCCTTCGCTGGGACGATCCCCTGGGTGCAGTGGCTCAGCCTGGTGGTGTGGCTCGTGGCAGTCTCCGCTGCGACCCGGCGCTGGTTCCGGTTTAGCAGTTAG
- the tkt gene encoding transketolase has protein sequence MPLSPELQALTTRRYPEDWTEVDTQAVDTARVLAADAVQNCGSGHPGTAMSLAPLAYTLYQRVLRHDPADTAWVGRDRFVLSAGHSSLTQYIQLYLGGFGLELEDLKALRTWGSLTPGHPEYGHTKGVEMTTGPLGQGLASAVGMAMAARRERGLFDPEAAPGQSPFDHHIYVIASDGDLEEGVTAEASSLAGTQQLGNLIVFWDDNRISIEDDTQIAFTEDVVARYQAYGWQTLEIEGGEDVVALEEAIAKAKAETNRPTFIRVRTVIGYPAPTLANTGKVHGAALGEEEVAGVKTALDFDPEAHFAVSAEVIEHTRGLIERGARAHEQWNEGFARWAEANPERHALFDRLFSGDLPQGWDAELPTWEPDTKGVATRKASEAVLQALGATLPELWGGSADLAGSNNTVIKADASFGPETISTGAFQANPYGRNLHFGIREHAMGSILNGIALHGPTRPYGGTFLIFSDYMRPAVRLAALMGTDVYYVWTHDSIGLGEDGPTHQPVESLAALRAIPNLAVLRPADANETAAAWRAALLTEEHGPKAFALTRQNVPVLEGTKERAAEGVARGAYVLVEGSKDTPDVILMGSGSEVQLAVEAAAELEEQGIAARVVSVPCLDWFAQQDQAYIDEVLPPEVTARVSVEAAIAMPWHRFLGTQGRAVSLEHYGASADYQRLYQEFGITAQAVVTAAKESLAGA, from the coding sequence GTGCCGCTTTCCCCCGAACTACAGGCTCTCACCACGCGCCGTTACCCCGAGGACTGGACGGAGGTGGATACCCAGGCCGTGGACACCGCCCGCGTTCTGGCTGCCGACGCCGTGCAGAACTGCGGCAGCGGCCACCCCGGCACCGCCATGAGCCTGGCTCCCCTGGCCTATACCCTCTACCAGCGCGTGCTGCGCCATGATCCGGCCGATACCGCCTGGGTGGGCCGCGATCGCTTTGTGCTTTCCGCCGGGCACTCCTCCCTTACCCAGTACATTCAGCTCTACCTGGGCGGCTTCGGCCTGGAGCTGGAGGATCTCAAGGCCCTGCGCACCTGGGGTTCGCTCACCCCCGGCCACCCGGAGTACGGGCACACCAAGGGCGTGGAGATGACCACCGGGCCGCTGGGCCAGGGCCTGGCCTCCGCCGTGGGCATGGCGATGGCCGCCCGCCGCGAGCGCGGCCTCTTCGACCCCGAGGCCGCACCGGGGCAGTCCCCCTTCGACCACCACATTTACGTGATCGCCTCCGATGGTGACCTGGAGGAGGGCGTGACGGCCGAGGCGAGTTCGTTGGCCGGCACCCAGCAACTGGGCAACCTCATCGTGTTCTGGGACGATAACCGCATTTCCATCGAGGACGATACCCAGATCGCCTTCACCGAGGACGTGGTGGCGCGCTACCAGGCCTACGGCTGGCAGACCCTGGAGATCGAGGGCGGCGAGGACGTGGTGGCTCTGGAGGAGGCCATCGCCAAGGCCAAGGCGGAGACGAACCGCCCCACCTTTATCCGCGTGCGCACCGTGATCGGCTACCCCGCCCCCACCCTGGCCAATACCGGCAAGGTGCACGGCGCGGCCCTGGGCGAGGAGGAGGTGGCCGGGGTGAAAACGGCCCTGGACTTTGATCCCGAGGCTCACTTTGCCGTTTCCGCCGAGGTCATCGAGCACACCCGGGGCCTGATCGAGCGCGGCGCACGCGCTCACGAGCAGTGGAACGAGGGCTTCGCCCGCTGGGCGGAGGCCAACCCGGAGCGGCACGCGCTCTTCGATCGCCTCTTCTCCGGTGATCTCCCCCAGGGCTGGGACGCGGAACTTCCCACCTGGGAGCCGGACACCAAGGGCGTGGCCACGCGCAAGGCCTCGGAGGCCGTGTTGCAGGCGCTCGGTGCCACCCTGCCGGAACTGTGGGGCGGCTCCGCCGACCTGGCCGGTTCCAATAACACCGTGATCAAGGCGGACGCTTCCTTTGGCCCGGAGACCATCTCCACGGGGGCCTTCCAGGCCAATCCCTATGGGCGGAACCTGCACTTTGGTATCCGCGAGCACGCGATGGGTTCCATTCTCAACGGCATCGCCCTGCACGGCCCCACCCGTCCCTATGGCGGTACCTTCCTCATCTTCTCCGATTACATGCGTCCCGCCGTGCGCCTGGCGGCCCTGATGGGCACCGATGTGTACTACGTGTGGACCCACGATTCCATCGGCCTGGGCGAGGACGGCCCCACCCACCAGCCGGTGGAGTCCCTGGCCGCGCTGCGCGCGATCCCGAACCTCGCGGTGCTGCGCCCGGCGGACGCCAACGAGACCGCCGCCGCGTGGCGCGCGGCCCTGCTCACCGAGGAACACGGCCCCAAGGCCTTCGCCCTGACCCGCCAGAATGTGCCGGTGCTGGAGGGCACCAAGGAACGCGCCGCCGAGGGCGTGGCGCGCGGTGCCTACGTGCTGGTGGAGGGCTCCAAGGACACCCCGGACGTGATCCTGATGGGCTCCGGCTCCGAGGTGCAGTTGGCCGTGGAGGCTGCCGCCGAGCTGGAGGAACAAGGCATTGCGGCCCGCGTGGTCTCCGTGCCCTGCCTGGATTGGTTTGCCCAGCAGGACCAGGCGTACATCGACGAGGTGCTGCCCCCCGAGGTCACGGCCCGCGTTTCCGTGGAGGCGGCCATCGCCATGCCGTGGCACCGCTTCCTGGGCACCCAGGGCCGCGCGGTGTCCCTGGAGCACTATGGTGCCTCCGCGGATTACCAGCGTCTGTACCAGGAGTTTGGCATCACGGCGCAGGCCGTGGTGACCGCCGCCAAGGAATCCCTCGCCGGGGCTTAA
- the zwf gene encoding glucose-6-phosphate dehydrogenase, whose amino-acid sequence MTNPLRDPRDKRLPLIAGPSGMVIFGVTGDLARKKLLPAIYDLANRGLLPAGFTLVGYGRRQWSKQDFEDYVLAAVKEKARTEFHQNVWDRLAEGMHFVTGDFDDDSAFDHLAETLAQMDATRGTSGNWALYLSVPPDFFATVCHQLERSGVAEAPAGSWRRVIIEKPFGHDQESAEELNGIVNAVFPESSVFRIDHYLGKETVQNIMALRFANQLFEPFWNAHYIDHVQITMAEDIGVGGRAGYYDTIGAARDVIQNHLIQLLALVAMEEPISFSPNQLRAEKIKVLRATQPVYPLDQTTARGQYTAGWQGSTYVKGLREEEGFDPDSTTETYAACTLEIASRRWAGVPFYLRTGKRLGRRVTEIALVFKSAPHHLFGDQGTHALEHNAVVIRIQPDEGVLMRFGSKVPGSAMEVRDVNMDFSYAEAFTEESPEAYERLILDALRDESSLFPTNSEVELSWKILDPVLEHWAASGKPDEYRAGTWGPESADHMLTRTGRAWRRP is encoded by the coding sequence GTGACAAACCCGCTCCGCGATCCGCGGGATAAGCGATTGCCCCTCATTGCGGGCCCCTCGGGCATGGTGATCTTTGGGGTCACCGGCGACCTCGCCCGTAAAAAACTCCTTCCGGCCATTTATGACCTCGCCAATAGGGGGCTTCTCCCGGCCGGGTTTACCCTGGTGGGGTATGGCCGCAGGCAGTGGAGCAAGCAGGACTTTGAGGATTACGTGCTGGCCGCCGTGAAGGAAAAGGCCCGCACCGAGTTTCACCAAAACGTGTGGGATCGCCTGGCGGAGGGAATGCACTTTGTCACCGGCGATTTCGATGACGATTCCGCCTTTGATCACCTGGCCGAGACCCTGGCGCAGATGGACGCCACACGCGGCACCTCCGGGAACTGGGCGCTGTATCTCTCCGTGCCCCCGGACTTCTTTGCCACGGTGTGCCATCAGTTAGAGCGCAGCGGCGTGGCCGAGGCCCCGGCGGGCTCCTGGCGGCGGGTGATTATTGAAAAGCCCTTTGGCCACGATCAGGAATCCGCCGAGGAACTCAATGGCATCGTCAATGCGGTGTTCCCGGAATCCTCGGTATTCCGCATCGATCATTACCTGGGCAAGGAAACGGTGCAGAACATCATGGCGCTGCGCTTTGCCAATCAGCTCTTTGAGCCGTTCTGGAATGCCCATTACATCGACCACGTGCAGATCACGATGGCCGAGGACATCGGCGTGGGCGGCCGCGCGGGCTATTACGATACGATCGGCGCGGCCCGCGACGTGATCCAGAACCACCTCATTCAGTTGCTTGCACTGGTGGCCATGGAGGAACCCATCTCGTTTTCCCCCAACCAATTGCGCGCGGAGAAGATCAAGGTGCTGCGCGCCACCCAGCCGGTGTATCCGCTGGATCAGACCACCGCGCGCGGGCAGTACACCGCCGGTTGGCAGGGCTCCACCTACGTGAAGGGGCTGCGCGAGGAGGAGGGCTTTGACCCCGATTCCACCACGGAAACCTATGCCGCCTGCACCCTGGAGATCGCCTCGCGCCGCTGGGCGGGCGTGCCGTTTTACCTGCGCACCGGCAAGCGCCTGGGCAGGCGCGTCACGGAGATCGCCCTGGTGTTCAAGTCCGCCCCGCACCACCTCTTTGGGGATCAGGGCACTCATGCCTTGGAACACAACGCCGTGGTGATCCGTATTCAGCCGGACGAGGGCGTGCTCATGCGCTTTGGCTCCAAGGTTCCCGGCTCCGCGATGGAGGTGCGCGATGTGAACATGGACTTCTCCTACGCGGAGGCCTTTACCGAGGAATCTCCCGAGGCCTATGAGCGCCTGATCCTGGACGCCCTGCGCGATGAGTCCAGCCTCTTCCCCACCAACTCCGAGGTGGAGTTGAGCTGGAAGATCCTCGACCCCGTGCTGGAACACTGGGCGGCCTCCGGCAAGCCGGACGAGTACCGGGCCGGTACCTGGGGCCCCGAGTCCGCCGATCACATGCTCACCCGAACCGGCCGCGCCTGGCGGCGCCCTTAA
- a CDS encoding heme A synthase, with the protein MSTLPQTVKNFVPSVRLQRILALILLICQGGITVTGSIVRVTGSGLGCNTWPQCHEGSLVPVQGAAPLVHQVIEFGNRLLTFVVVASVVAVFVALLQAGRRTELMNYALISGFGVILQAVIGGISVLMDLKWWSVALHFLPSMVLVWVAALLFIRVAEPDDVEPVRTYPRAVRISAVVAVCALVVVLVTGTMVTGAGPHAGDAEAGMEGRLEVDIDLMAHIHGYLMYVYLFFTFITVVLLYQRKASAEAKRTGLILLAMIVVQGVIGIMQYRLGVPRWSVPMHIAMSSVVVAFTSFLYALGWRRYSPEGAETEDTADTVTARVGH; encoded by the coding sequence GTGAGTACCCTGCCGCAGACCGTGAAAAACTTTGTGCCCTCCGTGCGCCTGCAACGCATCCTGGCGCTGATTCTGCTGATCTGCCAGGGCGGCATCACGGTGACCGGCTCCATCGTCCGCGTGACCGGCTCCGGCCTGGGCTGCAATACCTGGCCGCAGTGTCACGAGGGCTCGCTGGTTCCCGTGCAGGGAGCCGCCCCCCTGGTGCACCAGGTCATCGAGTTCGGTAATCGCCTGCTCACCTTCGTGGTGGTGGCATCCGTGGTGGCCGTGTTTGTGGCTCTGCTCCAGGCTGGACGCCGCACGGAATTGATGAACTATGCGCTCATCTCCGGTTTTGGCGTGATCCTCCAGGCCGTGATCGGCGGGATCTCCGTGCTCATGGACCTCAAGTGGTGGTCCGTGGCCCTGCACTTTTTGCCCTCAATGGTGCTGGTGTGGGTGGCGGCATTGCTGTTTATCCGGGTAGCCGAGCCCGATGACGTGGAACCCGTGCGCACCTATCCGCGCGCGGTGCGCATCAGCGCGGTGGTGGCCGTCTGCGCGCTGGTGGTGGTGCTGGTCACGGGCACGATGGTCACCGGCGCGGGCCCCCACGCGGGCGACGCCGAGGCGGGCATGGAGGGACGCCTGGAGGTGGATATTGACCTCATGGCGCATATTCACGGCTACCTCATGTACGTGTACCTCTTTTTCACCTTCATCACCGTGGTGCTGCTGTATCAGCGCAAGGCCTCGGCGGAAGCCAAGCGCACCGGCCTGATTCTCCTGGCCATGATCGTGGTGCAGGGGGTTATCGGGATCATGCAGTACCGGCTGGGTGTTCCCCGCTGGTCCGTGCCCATGCACATCGCCATGTCCTCGGTGGTGGTGGCCTTCACCTCCTTCTTGTACGCCCTGGGGTGGCGCCGGTATTCGCCGGAGGGCGCGGAAACCGAGGATACCGCCGATACCGTGACCGCCCGCGTGGGGCACTGA
- a CDS encoding zinc-binding dehydrogenase: MRALIWGAAGTPEVVTGEAPQPEEHQVLVAVQAAEVAVPPGASIGDVLGTQGTGTIVRDPQGLLPEGTLVAWAGVPGSCAEAACVPRDRMVAVPGGIAPEIAATMLGPAMMAHVLLFSLSPVEAGSTVLINPADDPVGLISAQWASSLGARVIAVSPSGEASPHLDHAIVVQRAHVAPRRAAEAGGADIALHGAGKQGLDHSLSSLRPRGTLCLHGNPAQPVKRISPLDLAAQGSLNLACPVLEDYVREPEGFRTRSQAVTQAITEGHITIPHVRVHSPEEAADIPLDELAGGLTAVRF, from the coding sequence ATGAGGGCGCTGATCTGGGGAGCGGCCGGTACCCCCGAGGTGGTAACCGGGGAGGCACCGCAGCCGGAGGAACACCAGGTGCTGGTGGCCGTGCAGGCGGCCGAGGTGGCGGTGCCCCCGGGGGCGTCGATAGGCGATGTCCTGGGCACCCAGGGCACCGGAACAATCGTGCGCGATCCCCAGGGGCTGTTGCCCGAGGGCACCCTGGTGGCCTGGGCCGGGGTGCCCGGTTCCTGCGCCGAGGCCGCCTGCGTGCCCCGGGACCGCATGGTGGCGGTGCCCGGAGGCATCGCCCCCGAGATAGCCGCCACCATGCTCGGCCCGGCCATGATGGCCCACGTGCTGCTGTTTTCCCTCAGCCCCGTGGAGGCGGGCAGCACGGTGCTGATTAATCCCGCCGACGATCCCGTGGGCCTCATCAGCGCCCAGTGGGCCAGCTCCCTGGGCGCGCGGGTCATCGCGGTCTCCCCCTCCGGGGAGGCTTCGCCGCACCTCGATCACGCTATCGTGGTGCAGCGCGCGCACGTGGCTCCCCGCCGCGCCGCCGAGGCCGGTGGGGCCGACATCGCCCTGCACGGCGCGGGTAAGCAGGGCCTCGATCACTCGCTATCGAGCCTGCGGCCGCGCGGCACGCTGTGCCTGCACGGGAACCCCGCTCAGCCCGTCAAACGCATCTCGCCCCTGGACCTTGCGGCCCAGGGCTCGTTGAACCTCGCCTGCCCCGTGCTGGAAGATTACGTGCGGGAGCCGGAGGGCTTTCGCACCCGCTCCCAGGCCGTCACCCAGGCGATAACGGAAGGCCACATCACCATTCCGCACGTGCGCGTCCACTCCCCCGAGGAGGCCGCGGATATTCCCCTAGACGAGCTGGCGGGTGGCCTCACCGCCGTGCGGTTCTAA
- the tal gene encoding transaldolase, with protein sequence MSTTIESLAQIGTMTWLDDLSRERITSGNLEEMIASDGIVGVTTNPAIFAAAMSKGTAYDEQIAQLREAGADADTAVYAMSVADVRSACDIFAEVFRATNGRDGRVSIEVDPRISDDAQATLAQARELWRQVDRSNAMIKIPATEGSLPAIADALADGISVNVTLIFSVERYARVIEAYKEGIRRAADNGHDVSAIFSVASFFVSRMDTEVDKRLEAIGTEEALALRGKAGVANARRAYALFSQAFADSTHLPENAQVQRPLWASTGVKNPDYPATLYVAELAGPQTVNTMPQATIDAVLGSDDLRGDTLTGTEEEAERLFAALERVGIDLDDVFAVLEKEGVDKFVTAWEELLASMSERL encoded by the coding sequence ATGAGCACCACCATTGAATCCCTGGCCCAGATCGGCACGATGACCTGGCTCGATGATCTCTCCCGCGAGCGGATCACCTCGGGCAACCTGGAGGAGATGATCGCCTCCGACGGCATCGTCGGCGTGACCACCAACCCGGCGATCTTTGCCGCTGCGATGTCCAAGGGCACCGCCTATGACGAGCAGATCGCGCAACTGCGTGAGGCTGGTGCCGACGCGGACACCGCCGTCTACGCCATGAGCGTGGCGGACGTGCGCTCCGCCTGCGATATTTTTGCCGAGGTTTTCCGTGCCACGAACGGCCGCGATGGCCGCGTGTCCATCGAGGTCGATCCCCGCATCTCCGATGACGCCCAGGCCACGCTGGCCCAAGCCCGCGAACTGTGGCGGCAGGTGGATCGCTCCAACGCCATGATTAAGATCCCGGCCACCGAGGGCTCCCTGCCCGCCATTGCCGACGCCCTCGCGGACGGGATCAGCGTGAACGTCACCCTGATTTTCTCCGTGGAGCGCTACGCCCGCGTGATCGAGGCGTACAAGGAGGGTATCCGCCGCGCGGCGGATAACGGCCACGATGTGTCCGCGATTTTCTCCGTGGCCTCCTTCTTTGTCTCCCGCATGGACACCGAGGTGGATAAGCGGCTGGAAGCCATTGGCACCGAGGAGGCCCTGGCCCTGCGGGGCAAGGCCGGTGTGGCCAACGCGCGCCGCGCCTACGCGCTATTTAGCCAGGCCTTTGCCGATTCCACCCATCTCCCGGAGAACGCCCAGGTGCAGCGCCCGCTGTGGGCCTCCACCGGGGTGAAGAACCCGGACTATCCGGCCACGTTGTACGTGGCGGAACTAGCCGGGCCGCAGACCGTGAACACCATGCCCCAGGCCACGATCGACGCGGTTTTAGGCAGCGATGATCTGCGCGGCGATACCCTCACCGGAACCGAGGAGGAGGCGGAGCGGCTCTTTGCCGCCCTGGAGCGCGTGGGCATTGACCTTGACGATGTGTTTGCGGTGCTGGAAAAGGAGGGCGTGGATAAGTTCGTCACCGCCTGGGAGGAACTGCTAGCTTCCATGAGCGAGCGCCTGTAG
- a CDS encoding ABC transporter ATP-binding protein yields the protein MAVQNALELRGVCKSFRTTTAVNELSLSARRGEILALLGPNGAGKTTTIDMCVGFLKPTAGQISVLGLDPATQPERVRERIGIMLQGGGSYSGIKVEEMLRLTAAYSANPLDPGWLMEVVGLTGARKNTYRRLSGGQQQRLSLALALIGRPELVFLDEPTAGMDAQSRLAVWDLMRVLRRDGVTVVLTTHLMDEAEALADQVVIMDRGRAVASGTPAELTTDTQPQLRLSTASELDTAAVERQAHLPEGSCVAVRPLHYALQIAPTPQAVAQVVSAVAAQGVLVRSLDVARCSLEDVFLDITGRELRS from the coding sequence GTGGCTGTCCAAAACGCTCTCGAACTGCGCGGTGTGTGCAAATCTTTCCGCACGACCACCGCCGTCAATGAGCTATCGCTGTCCGCGCGCCGTGGTGAAATACTCGCTCTCCTGGGGCCCAACGGGGCGGGAAAGACCACCACGATTGACATGTGCGTGGGTTTTCTCAAGCCCACCGCCGGGCAGATCAGCGTCCTGGGCCTTGACCCCGCTACCCAGCCGGAGCGGGTGCGCGAGCGCATCGGCATTATGTTGCAGGGCGGTGGCTCCTACTCGGGGATCAAGGTGGAGGAAATGCTGCGGCTTACCGCCGCGTATAGCGCCAATCCCCTCGACCCGGGCTGGCTCATGGAGGTGGTGGGGCTCACCGGGGCGCGGAAGAATACGTATCGGCGCCTCTCCGGGGGCCAGCAGCAGCGCCTTTCCCTGGCGCTGGCGCTCATCGGCCGCCCGGAACTGGTGTTCCTTGACGAACCCACCGCGGGCATGGACGCGCAATCGCGCCTGGCGGTATGGGATCTCATGCGGGTGCTGCGTCGCGACGGCGTGACGGTGGTGCTGACCACGCACCTGATGGACGAGGCCGAGGCCCTGGCCGATCAGGTGGTCATTATGGATCGCGGCCGCGCGGTGGCCAGCGGCACGCCCGCGGAACTGACCACGGATACCCAACCCCAATTGCGGTTGAGCACGGCCAGCGAACTCGATACCGCCGCCGTGGAGCGCCAGGCGCACCTGCCGGAGGGCTCCTGCGTGGCGGTGCGCCCCCTGCACTACGCATTGCAGATCGCTCCCACCCCGCAGGCCGTGGCCCAGGTGGTTTCCGCCGTGGCGGCCCAGGGGGTGCTAGTGCGCAGCCTGGACGTGGCGCGGTGCAGCCTGGAGGACGTCTTTTTGGACATCACCGGCCGAGAACTGAGGAGTTAA
- a CDS encoding heme o synthase: MNTIKAYIALTKPRVIELLLVATIPAMLQADRGENNIVLILLTLIGGWMGAAAANTFNMVADSDIDQKMGRTRARPLVRHTVSNRNATIFAWTLTVVSFLWLWLLCGSLLAAVFVMFTIWFYIVVYTKYLKRRTHMNIVWGGAAGCMPVAVGWAVITDNTPDASLWGWWQALVLWLIIFFWTPPHTWALAMKYRDDYERAGVPMLPVVRTPVEVTRQILWYSWATVGVSLLLVPATSWIYLAGAVISGAAFLIMATQLHRGVRDGQPVKPLKLFILSNNYLAVLFVALSVDAILGWETFGQMAGWSAAAF; encoded by the coding sequence TTGAACACGATCAAGGCATACATCGCGCTGACGAAGCCACGGGTGATTGAACTTCTCCTCGTGGCCACGATCCCCGCGATGCTTCAAGCCGATCGTGGCGAAAACAATATCGTGCTCATCCTGCTCACCCTCATCGGCGGCTGGATGGGAGCGGCGGCCGCCAACACCTTCAACATGGTGGCGGACTCCGATATTGATCAGAAGATGGGCCGCACCCGCGCCCGCCCCCTGGTGCGGCACACGGTGTCCAACCGCAACGCCACCATCTTCGCCTGGACGCTCACGGTAGTCAGTTTCCTCTGGTTGTGGCTGCTCTGCGGCTCGCTGCTAGCGGCGGTCTTTGTCATGTTCACCATCTGGTTCTACATCGTGGTGTACACCAAGTACCTCAAGCGCCGCACCCACATGAACATCGTGTGGGGCGGTGCCGCCGGTTGCATGCCCGTGGCCGTGGGCTGGGCTGTGATCACGGATAACACCCCCGACGCCTCCCTTTGGGGCTGGTGGCAGGCCCTAGTGCTCTGGCTCATCATCTTCTTCTGGACGCCCCCGCACACCTGGGCGCTGGCCATGAAGTACCGCGATGATTACGAGCGCGCGGGCGTGCCCATGCTCCCCGTGGTACGCACGCCGGTGGAGGTCACCCGCCAGATCCTCTGGTACAGCTGGGCCACCGTGGGCGTATCCCTGCTCCTGGTTCCCGCCACCTCCTGGATTTACCTGGCCGGAGCGGTGATCTCCGGCGCGGCATTCCTGATCATGGCCACCCAACTGCACCGTGGGGTGCGCGATGGCCAGCCGGTGAAACCACTGAAGCTCTTTATCCTTTCCAATAACTACCTCGCGGTGCTCTTTGTGGCCCTGTCCGTGGACGCGATCCTGGGCTGGGAGACGTTCGGGCAGATGGCGGGCTGGAGCGCGGCGGCGTTTTAG